The Thermococcus sp. genomic interval CGGGGTTGAGGTTTCGCGCCTCCGCCATCTGCCTTAGCCTTTCAGGAGAAAAGCCTCCTTCTGTATCTACATATGCGACCTTCTTACCGCTCAGAATTCCAGTTTGAACAGCTAAGGTTGTCTTCCCCGTCGCGTAGGGCCCGTAAATCTGAGTGAGCACGCCGGGGGCGAAGCCTCCCCCGAGCAGTTCGTCGAGCTTTTTTGAGCCCGTTGATAGCATGGGGTTCCCTCAAAATGACATTTCCTCGTAGAGCTTGGGCTCCTTGAAGAGCACCCAGACGCGCCTCTTTCTGAGCTCCTCAGCGAGGATTGAGGGGCTTGCATCGTTGTAAACGCCGTAGTGCATGGGAATGACGACCCTCGGTCTTATGTCTTCGACTATTTGCGTTGCCTCCCTCGCGTTGGCAGTGGAGCGACCGCTTATCGGAACTAGGAGGATGTCAACCTTTCCCCTCAGTCTTTGGAAAGCTGGACTCGGATAGGTATCCCCCGGGTGGAAGAGCCTTTTATCGCCCTCAATTATGTAGCCGAGGGGATACTGACTCGATGGGTGCTCGACGTAGATTGCGGTTATCTTAACACCCTTTTCAAGCTCTATTGTTTCCCCGGCTTCGATTTCCCTCACCTTTGTGACACCATCGGCAACGGCCATTAGATAGACCTGCTTTGGCCCTATGACAG includes:
- a CDS encoding MBL fold metallo-hydrolase, with translation MKVIWYGHSCFWIETKGVKILIDPYPEVDDDRIGDVDYILITHEHTDHYGKVELLSRLRDATVIGPKQVYLMAVADGVTKVREIEAGETIELEKGVKITAIYVEHPSSQYPLGYIIEGDKRLFHPGDTYPSPAFQRLRGKVDILLVPISGRSTANAREATQIVEDIRPRVVIPMHYGVYNDASPSILAEELRKRRVWVLFKEPKLYEEMSF